Proteins encoded together in one Candidatus Poribacteria bacterium window:
- a CDS encoding iron-sulfur cluster assembly accessory protein: MKNFLKKIKGTETSLLTVTEAAQEKIQAVIETEEVEVEGLRISIQGRTATAFQYSLGLATEAQADDIVVECEHFNVLVDAESAPDLKGAVIDYVDDLNSSGFNIENPNTPTWDNPKAQEVQKLIDERINPAVAAHGGQIELLNVEDDAVYIHMGGGCQGCGMANVTLKHGIEAMIQEVFPEIKHVIDTTDHAAGDNPYYSPSKG, from the coding sequence ATGAAGAATTTCTTGAAGAAGATCAAGGGAACTGAAACCTCTTTGCTTACAGTCACAGAAGCCGCGCAAGAGAAGATTCAGGCAGTGATAGAAACTGAAGAGGTTGAAGTCGAAGGACTTCGCATTAGTATTCAAGGTAGAACTGCCACCGCTTTCCAATACAGTTTGGGTTTAGCGACTGAAGCACAAGCGGATGACATTGTTGTTGAATGTGAGCATTTTAATGTCCTCGTCGATGCGGAAAGCGCGCCAGACCTTAAGGGGGCTGTGATTGACTATGTTGATGACTTGAATTCGAGTGGTTTCAATATTGAGAATCCAAACACACCGACATGGGACAATCCAAAGGCGCAAGAGGTTCAGAAGCTGATTGACGAACGGATTAATCCGGCTGTTGCGGCACACGGTGGGCAGATAGAACTGCTGAACGTTGAGGACGATGCTGTGTACATTCACATGGGAGGCGGTTGTCAGGGTTGTGGTATGGCGAATGTTACCCTCAAACACGGTATTGAGGCAATGATTCAGGAGGTCTTTCCTGAGATTAAGCACGTGATTGACACGACCGATCACGCGGCTGGAGATAACCCGTACTATTCCCCAAGCAAGGGATAA
- a CDS encoding sigma-70 family RNA polymerase sigma factor → MEAAEAKALDEVLDALVEVDLLSCEKKGRLVEQIEAGRSEARRALVSELQDALVKSGSLSDEGKKDLTKRIGAAENAARSARDELVQANLRLVISIAVKYQGHNVPLEDLIQEGNIGLIKAASKFDYQKGFKFSTYAIWWIKQAIMRTLDNFSRSIRLPSYVVAKMNKFDAVYATLCQELQREPRRDEIADALDLTVKQVEEILTFNADTISMDLPLSDERSAATLGDLIEDPTTSGEDGPIAEMINKDLTAQFLKRLPEREQRVLKMRFGLEDGERKTLREIGVALKVTRERVRQLEIDAIKRLYDLYDEMGEFRSNRQSWAA, encoded by the coding sequence ATTGAAGCTGCAGAAGCTAAAGCATTAGACGAAGTATTAGACGCCTTAGTGGAGGTAGACCTATTATCTTGCGAGAAGAAAGGGCGACTCGTAGAACAAATCGAGGCTGGTAGGAGCGAAGCGAGAAGAGCACTGGTAAGCGAACTACAAGACGCACTGGTGAAAAGTGGCTCATTATCTGACGAGGGAAAAAAGGACCTGACGAAACGGATTGGAGCAGCGGAGAACGCAGCACGTAGTGCACGAGATGAACTTGTCCAAGCGAATCTACGACTCGTTATTTCTATCGCAGTTAAATACCAGGGGCACAACGTTCCACTCGAAGATTTGATTCAAGAAGGAAACATCGGACTGATTAAAGCAGCAAGCAAGTTCGACTATCAGAAGGGTTTTAAATTCAGTACGTACGCGATTTGGTGGATTAAACAAGCGATTATGCGTACGCTTGACAATTTTTCCCGTTCCATTCGATTACCTTCCTACGTCGTTGCAAAAATGAACAAATTCGATGCGGTCTATGCAACGTTGTGTCAAGAGTTACAGCGTGAACCGCGTCGCGACGAAATAGCAGACGCTTTGGACTTGACGGTGAAACAGGTCGAAGAGATTTTAACGTTTAACGCTGATACTATCTCGATGGATTTACCGCTTAGCGACGAACGTTCTGCTGCGACGTTAGGCGACTTAATAGAAGACCCAACAACAAGTGGAGAAGACGGTCCGATCGCAGAAATGATTAATAAGGATTTGACTGCTCAATTTCTCAAAAGACTGCCAGAGCGCGAACAAAGAGTATTGAAGATGCGCTTCGGACTTGAGGATGGAGAACGAAAAACACTCCGAGAAATCGGTGTCGCTTTGAAGGTGACTCGGGAACGCGTCCGTCAGCTGGAAATAGATGCAATCAAACGGTTGTATGATCTTTATGACGAAATGGGTGAGTTCCGGTCAAATCGTCAATCTTGGGCTGCCTAA